Genomic window (Candidatus Eisenbacteria bacterium):
CGGCGGACGGACCCGCGCGCGCGAGGTCGTGTTCCGTTCCGTCTTCGAGGTCGACCTCACGGGAGACGACCTCCTTGAGACGCTCGAGCTCTCGCTCGGCCGTTTCCGATTCACGCAGGACGGGCGCGCCTTCGCCCTTCGTCTGGCGGCCGGCGCGGTGGAGCACCGCGCGCGGGTCGACGCCCTCCTGGAGGAGCTTCTCCGCAACTGGTCGATCGATCGAGTCTCTACCGTCGTTCGC
Coding sequences:
- the nusB gene encoding transcription antitermination factor NusB; the protein is MSPTGGAERPSRGGRTRAREVVFRSVFEVDLTGDDLLETLELSLGRFRFTQDGRAFALRLAAGAVEHRARVDALLEELLRNWSIDRVSTVVRAILRVALAEMLSIAETPARVILDEAVRLANRYGEEEAGSFANGVLDAAARRLRPGELPPPAGA